One segment of Clostridium ljungdahlii DSM 13528 DNA contains the following:
- a CDS encoding MOSC domain-containing protein yields the protein MAKVISVNISEKKGEIKKPIGRGFFKKDNGLENDAHAGKWHRQVSLLAQESIDKMTAQGVANLSSGKFAENLTTEGIVLYELPVGTRLKIGEVLMEVTQIGKECHKGCAIRQQVGDCIMPREGIFTRVIEEGWISDGDSITIV from the coding sequence ATGGCCAAGGTTATTTCAGTAAACATAAGTGAAAAAAAAGGTGAAATAAAAAAACCTATAGGTAGAGGGTTCTTTAAAAAAGATAATGGTCTTGAAAATGATGCTCATGCAGGAAAATGGCATAGGCAAGTTAGTTTACTTGCGCAAGAAAGTATAGATAAAATGACAGCACAGGGGGTTGCAAATTTATCTAGCGGTAAATTTGCAGAAAATCTTACTACAGAAGGTATTGTGCTTTATGAACTTCCTGTAGGTACTAGACTTAAAATAGGTGAAGTACTTATGGAAGTAACACAGATAGGTAAGGAATGTCATAAAGGATGTGCTATACGACAGCAGGTAGGAGATTGTATTATGCCAAGAGAAGGTATATTTACAAGAGTTATTGAAGAAGGATGGATATCCGATGGAGATAGCATAACTATAGTTTAA
- a CDS encoding BlaI/MecI/CopY family transcriptional regulator — translation MKETSSISDAELTIMKIIWKNPNITANKIIEQLSDKTKWKPNTVKTLINRLLKKNVIGFNKEGKEYFYYAVVQEESYINAESNSFLNKIFNGSVISMVLNFVDNKKLSKNEIKELKDILNKNRE, via the coding sequence ATGAAGGAAACATCAAGCATTTCAGATGCAGAACTTACTATTATGAAAATAATATGGAAAAATCCCAATATAACTGCAAATAAAATTATAGAACAACTATCAGATAAAACTAAGTGGAAGCCTAATACTGTAAAAACATTAATAAATAGATTATTAAAAAAAAATGTAATTGGCTTTAACAAGGAAGGAAAAGAATATTTCTATTATGCTGTAGTTCAGGAAGAAAGCTATATAAATGCAGAAAGCAATTCTTTTTTGAATAAAATATTTAATGGCTCCGTCATCTCAATGGTATTGAATTTTGTTGATAATAAAAAATTATCTAAAAATGAAATTAAAGAACTGAAAGATATTTTAAATAAAAATCGTGAGTAA
- a CDS encoding LTA synthase family protein has translation MKITDIKNSKLFDFAADIRNSRPFNLVISLLFDNADIILFFIIIFWKLLSYEKNISSSFVPMSVRLAIAASILILISFSLILKKKSRISFLYTVDIILSLILIADLMYYRYFKDITTVAAIKNAKLLKGVSASVTSVASVKDLWYLVDILILVPLKRKYKKAEFGIVPMRRRLVSFIVILAVGVGINAKTFYRVSKEQPTLLTAMSNRIYLTTMIGNVNFHIVDSYNYISTSLKNSKKLSTDEENKVKTFLQNNNNTTGETNFKGQAEGKNLIVIQVEALQGFVINQKINGQEITPNLNRWVNKCMYFDNYYYQVAGGNTSDAELMSNNSLYPAQSGAAYYTYSGNKYDSIASELKDKNYYTAALHGNTEGFWNRNVMYKAQDFDDFFGEHSFDASEQIGLGISDKSFLNQSLEKMKTFKQPYYSFLVTLTSHYPYDAVDKYGSFDVGQYKGTLLGNYLQAIHYTDAQLGEFLDKMEKEGMMKNSIVALYGDHFAIPKDNESQLFSFENESKNDDYTWFKYQKVPLLIHFPEDKYAGVNHKYTCQMDLYPTLANLYNLPKNYMFGKDMLNGDSGKVVFRNGSFIDGKNLYVSWTNTYYDLATGNKISETDALKKEKEDYTKELEYCDELQNHNLIKTFDQQKAN, from the coding sequence ATGAAGATTACGGATATAAAAAATAGTAAATTATTTGACTTTGCAGCAGATATAAGAAACAGCAGACCATTTAATCTTGTAATTAGTTTACTATTTGATAATGCAGATATAATTTTATTTTTTATTATAATTTTTTGGAAGTTATTATCTTATGAAAAAAATATCTCATCTAGCTTTGTACCAATGTCTGTAAGACTTGCAATAGCTGCTTCTATATTGATATTGATAAGTTTTTCACTAATTCTTAAAAAGAAGAGCAGAATAAGTTTTTTATATACAGTAGATATAATACTAAGTTTAATACTTATAGCAGATTTGATGTACTATAGATACTTTAAGGACATTACTACGGTAGCAGCTATAAAAAATGCTAAGCTGTTAAAAGGGGTGTCTGCAAGTGTAACTAGTGTAGCTAGTGTTAAAGATTTGTGGTATCTGGTAGATATACTTATTTTAGTACCTTTAAAGAGAAAGTATAAAAAAGCAGAGTTCGGTATAGTGCCTATGAGAAGAAGACTGGTGAGCTTCATAGTAATTTTGGCAGTAGGAGTAGGTATCAATGCAAAAACATTTTATAGGGTATCTAAAGAACAACCTACGCTTTTAACTGCCATGAGCAACAGAATATATTTAACTACAATGATAGGAAATGTGAATTTCCATATCGTAGATTCATATAACTATATAAGTACTAGTCTTAAAAATTCAAAAAAATTATCTACAGATGAAGAAAATAAGGTAAAAACTTTTTTACAAAACAATAATAATACTACAGGAGAAACTAATTTTAAAGGCCAAGCTGAAGGAAAAAATTTAATAGTAATTCAGGTAGAAGCGCTTCAGGGGTTTGTTATAAATCAAAAAATAAATGGACAAGAAATAACACCAAATTTGAATAGATGGGTAAATAAGTGCATGTATTTTGATAATTACTATTATCAAGTTGCAGGGGGAAACACTTCTGATGCAGAGCTTATGTCAAATAATTCACTGTATCCTGCACAGTCAGGAGCAGCTTACTATACTTATAGTGGAAATAAATATGACTCTATAGCAAGTGAACTAAAAGATAAAAATTATTATACTGCAGCCCTTCATGGTAATACTGAAGGATTCTGGAATAGAAATGTGATGTATAAAGCTCAGGATTTTGATGACTTTTTTGGAGAGCACAGCTTTGATGCAAGTGAACAGATAGGACTTGGAATTAGTGATAAGTCATTTTTAAATCAGTCCCTTGAAAAGATGAAGACTTTTAAACAGCCGTATTATTCTTTCTTAGTAACACTAACCAGTCACTATCCTTATGATGCTGTGGATAAGTATGGAAGTTTTGACGTAGGTCAATATAAAGGCACTCTTCTTGGCAATTACTTACAAGCGATACATTATACAGATGCACAGCTTGGAGAGTTTTTAGATAAGATGGAAAAAGAAGGAATGATGAAAAATTCTATTGTGGCACTGTATGGAGATCACTTTGCTATACCAAAGGATAATGAAAGTCAGCTTTTTAGTTTTGAGAATGAAAGCAAAAATGATGATTATACTTGGTTTAAATACCAAAAAGTACCTTTACTAATTCATTTTCCAGAAGATAAGTATGCAGGAGTTAACCATAAGTACACCTGTCAGATGGATTTATATCCTACTTTAGCAAACTTATATAATTTGCCTAAAAACTATATGTTTGGTAAGGATATGTTAAATGGGGACAGTGGAAAAGTTGTTTTTAGAAATGGTTCATTTATAGATGGAAAAAATTTATATGTGTCTTGGACAAATACTTATTATGATTTAGCAACAGGAAATAAAATTTCAGAAACGGATGCACTTAAAAAGGAAAAAGAAGACTATACTAAGGAATTAGAATACTGTGATGAACTTCAGAATCACAATTTAATAAAAACATTTGATCAGCAAAAAGCAAATTAG
- a CDS encoding response regulator transcription factor, translated as MNKTILMVDDEERMRFLIEAYLKSEGLNMIPAGNGQEALEKFNENHVDLVVLDIMMPVMDGWTACKELRKISNVPIIMLTARAEDEEQLLGFQLGTDSYVTKPVSPKVLVAKIKALLKRTYSEEENQNKQNSYDGLYINREGHEVKVDDENVYLSPKEFELLCYLIKNKDIVLSREKILDAIWGIDYYGDLRTVDTHVKRLREKLGVKSYLIATVRGVGYKFEVKKQ; from the coding sequence ATGAACAAGACTATTTTAATGGTAGATGATGAAGAGAGAATGAGGTTTCTCATAGAAGCTTATTTAAAAAGTGAAGGATTGAATATGATTCCAGCAGGAAATGGTCAGGAAGCATTAGAAAAATTTAATGAAAATCATGTAGACTTAGTAGTGCTGGATATAATGATGCCTGTAATGGATGGATGGACAGCATGTAAAGAACTTAGAAAAATTTCTAATGTGCCTATAATTATGCTTACAGCTAGAGCTGAGGATGAGGAGCAGCTTTTAGGATTTCAACTTGGGACAGATAGTTATGTAACTAAGCCAGTAAGTCCGAAAGTATTGGTAGCCAAAATAAAGGCACTTTTGAAAAGAACTTATTCTGAGGAAGAAAATCAGAATAAGCAAAATAGTTATGATGGACTCTACATAAATAGAGAAGGTCATGAGGTTAAAGTAGATGATGAAAATGTATATCTTTCTCCAAAGGAATTTGAATTACTTTGTTATTTAATAAAAAATAAGGATATAGTTTTAAGTAGAGAAAAAATTTTAGATGCAATTTGGGGAATAGACTACTATGGAGATCTTAGAACGGTAGATACTCATGTGAAGAGGCTTAGAGAAAAACTAGGAGTTAAATCCTATTTAATAGCCACTGTTAGAGGAGTAGGTTATAAATTTGAGGTAAAAAAGCAATGA
- a CDS encoding HAMP domain-containing sensor histidine kinase, which yields MKISHIISENKIVTRIRKNITWKLFIITALVFIIFISSTLTFQMLFFGKFYINKKESNMLNQVEKFRTLYNKTNDEDKLANLIRRFEQNNNAKIVIMDRSGKIKFITKLEDQSYDKVRIKAINDIIVNWTMNSDLLEQVKRDNRSVTVITEKKINGTKNILTVVPNKKNMEIIFSITSLQPVNEASSVIKEFYFYFYIGAIVLILILCLMYTNMVSKPLVKLNDTAKKMAALDFSEKCNIKNEDEIGNLASTLNFLSYNLDKALTSVNAANEKLEKDIEKERNIDKARKEFIAAVSHELKTPINLIGGYAEGLKDGIFQESERDQYIDIIIDESNKMANLVSDMLNLSHLESGTMKLSKEEFFIDDLIECVIRRFYKVIKDKGITINCNIITKTKICADWDKMEQVITNFTTNAIKNTYEGGIITFAIEEESDKTIVSVENTGKGIPEEELGKIWGNFYKLDKSRNRKLGGTGIGLAIVKNILILHGYKYGVKNTDNGIKFYFVICKV from the coding sequence ATGAAAATAAGTCATATCATAAGTGAAAACAAAATTGTTACTAGAATAAGAAAAAATATAACATGGAAATTGTTTATAATAACGGCTCTGGTATTTATAATCTTTATAAGCAGTACATTAACATTTCAAATGCTATTTTTTGGAAAATTTTACATAAATAAAAAAGAAAGTAACATGCTGAATCAGGTTGAAAAGTTTAGAACGCTTTACAATAAGACAAATGATGAAGATAAGTTAGCTAATTTAATTAGAAGATTTGAACAGAATAATAATGCTAAAATAGTTATAATGGATAGAAGTGGAAAAATAAAATTTATAACAAAACTGGAAGACCAAAGCTATGATAAAGTTAGAATAAAAGCTATAAATGATATTATAGTAAATTGGACTATGAATTCTGATTTATTAGAGCAAGTAAAAAGAGATAACAGGTCTGTAACTGTAATTACCGAAAAGAAAATTAATGGTACAAAAAATATATTAACAGTTGTACCTAATAAAAAAAATATGGAGATAATATTTTCAATTACATCCTTGCAGCCTGTAAATGAAGCATCTTCAGTAATAAAGGAATTTTACTTTTATTTTTATATAGGTGCCATAGTTTTAATTTTGATATTGTGTTTAATGTATACTAATATGGTTTCAAAGCCCTTAGTAAAGTTAAATGACACTGCAAAGAAAATGGCAGCACTTGATTTCTCTGAAAAGTGCAATATTAAAAATGAAGATGAAATAGGAAATTTGGCAAGTACTTTAAATTTCTTATCATACAATTTAGATAAAGCGCTAACTTCAGTTAATGCAGCTAATGAGAAACTGGAAAAGGATATAGAAAAAGAAAGAAATATAGATAAGGCTAGAAAGGAATTTATAGCTGCAGTTTCCCATGAACTTAAAACTCCAATAAATCTAATAGGAGGATATGCAGAAGGGTTAAAAGATGGAATATTTCAAGAAAGTGAAAGAGATCAATACATTGATATCATAATAGATGAGAGTAATAAGATGGCAAATTTAGTATCAGATATGTTAAACTTATCCCATCTTGAATCTGGAACCATGAAACTTTCTAAAGAGGAGTTTTTTATAGATGATCTTATAGAATGTGTAATAAGGAGGTTTTATAAAGTCATAAAGGATAAGGGTATAACCATAAATTGCAACATTATAACAAAAACTAAAATTTGCGCAGATTGGGATAAAATGGAACAGGTAATAACCAATTTTACAACTAACGCTATAAAAAATACTTATGAAGGAGGAATTATAACTTTTGCTATTGAAGAAGAGTCTGATAAAACTATTGTGTCTGTAGAAAACACAGGAAAGGGTATACCAGAAGAAGAACTAGGGAAAATTTGGGGTAACTTCTACAAACTAGATAAATCAAGAAATAGAAAGTTAGGTGGTACGGGGATAGGCCTTGCTATAGTGAAGAATATATTGATACTTCATGGATATAAATATGGTGTTAAAAACACAGACAATGGTATAAAATTTTATTTTGTTATATGTAAAGTTTAA
- a CDS encoding GntR family transcriptional regulator — MDVEFDSNVPIYMQIIDIVKRKIVKEELKPGDKLLSVREMSSKLKVNPNTIQRAYQELERNDIAYKQRGTGTFIKEDISMVEKLKEEMAQKIIYSFIIGMKELGFSSDEIIKIVEEKVQGGK, encoded by the coding sequence ATGGATGTTGAATTTGATTCCAATGTACCAATATATATGCAGATAATAGATATTGTAAAGAGAAAAATAGTAAAAGAAGAATTGAAGCCAGGAGATAAACTGCTTTCTGTAAGGGAAATGTCCTCAAAACTTAAAGTAAATCCCAATACTATTCAAAGGGCTTATCAAGAATTAGAGAGAAATGATATTGCTTATAAGCAAAGAGGAACGGGTACTTTTATAAAGGAGGATATATCTATGGTAGAAAAATTAAAAGAAGAAATGGCTCAGAAGATTATATATAGTTTTATAATAGGAATGAAGGAACTAGGATTTTCTTCAGATGAGATAATAAAGATTGTAGAAGAAAAAGTACAGGGAGGTAAATAG
- a CDS encoding FMN-dependent NADH-azoreductase, whose amino-acid sequence MKKLLYITANTKPEDLSVSKTVGRSFVKEFLSKNADYMVEELDLYNENIPEINHRIFKGRAELVSGNDYNTLSDEDKKIVDRINELCNQFLSADTYVIAAPMWSVSYPARLKSYLDCIIINNRLIKISEEDIKGLLDDKKRNMVYIQSSAAVYPKIFNSKFNHAIDYFRDVFKFLGVNKFDYILVEGTEDSSVGKAKAIGNVQNNIKSVVNKFTENIPLMDRM is encoded by the coding sequence TTGAAAAAGTTATTATATATAACTGCAAATACAAAACCAGAAGATTTGTCTGTCAGCAAAACTGTGGGTAGAAGTTTTGTAAAAGAATTCTTATCGAAAAATGCAGATTATATGGTAGAAGAACTGGATCTATACAATGAAAATATTCCTGAAATAAATCATAGAATATTTAAAGGCAGGGCCGAATTAGTTTCAGGAAATGATTACAATACCCTATCAGATGAAGATAAAAAAATAGTAGACAGAATAAATGAACTATGCAATCAATTTTTAAGTGCAGATACTTATGTTATCGCAGCTCCTATGTGGAGTGTAAGCTATCCAGCAAGGCTTAAATCCTATTTAGATTGTATTATAATAAATAACAGATTAATTAAAATTTCTGAAGAAGACATAAAAGGTCTTTTAGATGATAAAAAAAGAAACATGGTCTATATTCAATCTTCAGCAGCAGTATATCCTAAAATATTTAATTCCAAGTTTAATCATGCCATTGATTATTTTAGAGATGTATTTAAATTTTTAGGAGTGAATAAATTTGACTATATACTGGTAGAAGGCACTGAAGACTCTTCTGTAGGTAAAGCAAAAGCCATAGGAAATGTCCAAAACAATATAAAAAGTGTGGTAAATAAATTTACTGAAAATATTCCTCTAATGGATAGAATGTAA
- a CDS encoding AI-2E family transporter, whose translation MSFIKEFFSKESTKRVLFFACIILVIYWSKSIMDLFLLTFLFSYIMNSLQNFLLKYIKNVTATKEKITTIILYSLLFLLIVLLVVNYIPQLINQTKYMINHASQFQIHPTSTNSHLDIFQKYLVSMLGQIDIKSYLRSGFNISLQLATNVGKWSVNIFISIMLSLFFILGKHNIIEFLKKFKDSKVSGLYNYLCFFGKNFLNSFGKVMQAQIIIAFFNTIISVIMLSIMNFPQLVTLGFMIFILSLIPVAGVIISLIPLSMVAFSIGGFTKVIYVLIMVAIIHVIESYVLNPKLMSSKVKLPIFFTFIILIVSEHIMGAWGFLIGIPLFMFILDLLDVKIHD comes from the coding sequence ATGTCTTTTATAAAAGAATTTTTTTCAAAAGAATCCACAAAACGAGTACTTTTTTTCGCTTGTATAATACTAGTGATTTATTGGTCTAAATCTATAATGGATTTGTTCCTGCTAACCTTTTTATTTTCCTATATAATGAATAGTCTTCAGAATTTTCTGTTGAAATACATTAAAAACGTTACTGCGACAAAAGAAAAAATTACAACAATTATTTTATATTCGCTGTTGTTTTTACTTATTGTATTATTAGTTGTAAATTATATTCCTCAACTAATAAATCAAACAAAATATATGATAAATCATGCTTCCCAATTTCAAATACATCCTACTAGTACTAATTCCCATTTAGACATATTCCAAAAATATTTAGTAAGTATGCTAGGGCAAATAGACATAAAAAGTTACTTGAGATCTGGTTTCAATATATCACTTCAACTAGCAACAAATGTAGGAAAATGGAGTGTAAACATATTTATTTCTATAATGCTAAGTTTATTTTTCATACTTGGGAAACATAATATTATTGAATTCTTGAAAAAATTTAAAGACAGCAAAGTATCAGGGTTATATAATTACTTGTGCTTTTTCGGTAAAAACTTTTTAAATTCTTTTGGAAAAGTAATGCAAGCTCAGATTATTATAGCATTCTTTAATACCATTATATCTGTTATAATGCTTTCCATTATGAATTTTCCACAATTAGTTACTCTTGGATTTATGATATTCATACTCAGCTTAATTCCTGTAGCAGGAGTTATAATATCACTTATTCCTCTTTCTATGGTTGCCTTCAGTATAGGTGGATTTACAAAAGTTATATACGTACTAATTATGGTTGCTATAATTCATGTTATTGAAAGTTATGTTTTAAATCCGAAATTAATGTCTTCAAAAGTAAAACTTCCTATATTCTTTACATTTATAATACTTATAGTTTCAGAACATATAATGGGTGCCTGGGGATTTCTCATAGGTATTCCGCTCTTTATGTTTATACTTGATCTTTTAGATGTAAAAATTCACGATTAA
- a CDS encoding MogA/MoaB family molybdenum cofactor biosynthesis protein — translation MINTAIITMSDKGSQGKREDKTGPAIENMLDKSQYKVEYYKVIPDEIEEIKKQLCYICDDLKLNLILTNGGTGFSVRDVTPEATLEVIDKNVPGIAEAMRMKSLSVTPKAMLSRAVSGIRKKTLIVNLPGSPKGAVENLQFILPALPHGIDILMGWDSECAR, via the coding sequence ATGATAAATACAGCGATAATTACGATGAGTGACAAGGGATCCCAGGGGAAGCGAGAAGATAAAACGGGCCCTGCTATAGAAAATATGTTAGATAAATCCCAATATAAAGTTGAGTATTATAAAGTTATACCAGATGAAATAGAAGAGATAAAAAAACAATTGTGTTATATCTGTGACGACTTGAAGTTAAATTTAATTCTTACTAATGGAGGAACTGGATTTTCTGTGAGAGATGTAACACCAGAGGCAACTTTAGAAGTTATAGATAAAAATGTGCCAGGAATTGCTGAGGCAATGAGAATGAAATCATTAAGTGTAACTCCAAAGGCAATGTTGTCTAGGGCAGTTAGCGGAATAAGAAAGAAAACTTTAATTGTAAATCTTCCAGGAAGTCCAAAGGGTGCTGTAGAAAACCTTCAATTTATATTGCCGGCACTTCCGCATGGAATTGACATACTCATGGGTTGGGATTCTGAATGTGCTAGATAA
- a CDS encoding MBL fold metallo-hydrolase, whose amino-acid sequence MLFKLSKTQQITGNIYVVRSLISNFFIYSDFRTTICFDTGFIPSVVNRELKKINIEPKSVSHVFLTYPSFYHAGCIKLFKNADIYFSAETSLKKSGKGMFSCKSDENEKYKKLKDGDVVDVDGIRIKSIVFPKHKLGSISYMVNDDILFI is encoded by the coding sequence ATGTTGTTTAAATTAAGTAAAACTCAACAGATAACTGGTAATATATATGTGGTAAGATCACTCATTTCTAATTTTTTTATATATTCTGATTTCAGAACAACTATATGTTTTGATACAGGATTTATACCTTCCGTTGTAAATCGGGAATTAAAGAAAATAAATATTGAGCCTAAATCTGTATCTCATGTATTTTTAACTTACCCTAGTTTTTATCATGCAGGATGTATTAAATTGTTTAAAAATGCTGATATCTATTTTTCTGCTGAAACTTCTTTAAAAAAATCAGGAAAAGGCATGTTTTCTTGTAAAAGTGATGAAAATGAAAAATACAAAAAACTTAAAGATGGTGATGTAGTAGACGTAGATGGGATAAGAATAAAATCAATTGTATTTCCTAAACATAAATTAGGGTCTATATCATATATGGTTAATGATGATATTCTCTTTATATAA
- a CDS encoding ABC transporter ATP-binding protein, translating to MEPLLKSTDLKKLYFRKQALDGLNLEIQKGKITGLLGPNGSGKTTFLKIAAGILRQSSGEILINGNKPGTKTKAEVSYLPDKDYLFKWMRIEDAVNFFKDMYADFDGDKAQDMLKFMNLDPDSKVKTLSKGMSEKLYLSLVLSRKAKLYILDEPLGGVDPTTREKILDAILENYTENSSVLITTHLVSDIERLFDDVAFISEGKIVLFGNAEELRNERKMSIDEIYREVFK from the coding sequence ATGGAACCGCTGCTTAAAAGCACAGATTTAAAAAAACTTTATTTTAGAAAACAAGCTTTAGATGGGCTGAATTTAGAAATCCAAAAAGGAAAAATAACAGGATTATTAGGTCCTAATGGAAGTGGTAAAACTACTTTTTTGAAGATTGCAGCAGGAATATTAAGGCAGAGTTCAGGTGAAATACTTATAAATGGAAATAAGCCTGGCACAAAAACAAAAGCTGAAGTATCTTATTTGCCGGATAAGGATTATCTTTTTAAGTGGATGAGAATAGAAGATGCAGTTAATTTTTTTAAAGACATGTATGCAGATTTTGATGGAGATAAAGCACAGGACATGTTAAAGTTTATGAATTTGGATCCAGATAGTAAAGTTAAGACTTTATCAAAGGGAATGAGTGAGAAATTATATTTAAGTTTAGTACTTTCAAGAAAGGCAAAACTCTATATACTAGATGAACCTTTAGGGGGAGTGGATCCTACAACTAGAGAAAAAATACTAGATGCAATACTTGAAAATTATACAGAAAACAGTTCTGTACTTATAACAACACATCTTGTTAGCGATATTGAGAGATTGTTTGATGATGTGGCTTTTATATCTGAAGGAAAAATAGTACTCTTTGGGAATGCAGAAGAACTTAGAAATGAGAGAAAAATGTCAATAGATGAAATATACAGGGAGGTATTTAAATAA
- the moaC gene encoding cyclic pyranopterin monophosphate synthase MoaC: MELTHINDQGRAKMVDVSEKGNTERKAVAAASIYMKRETLDIIAQGKAKKGDVLSVAQVAGIMAAKNTSSLIPMCHPLNISGCDIKFVLDFEKNKVDIEASTKIVGKTGVEMEALTAVSTAALTIYDMCKAVDRGMVISDIMLLEKSGGKSGIFKREF; the protein is encoded by the coding sequence ATGGAACTTACTCATATAAACGATCAAGGCAGAGCTAAAATGGTAGATGTAAGTGAAAAAGGTAATACTGAAAGAAAAGCAGTGGCTGCAGCTTCCATATACATGAAAAGGGAAACTTTAGATATAATTGCACAGGGAAAGGCAAAAAAGGGAGATGTGCTTTCTGTAGCCCAGGTAGCAGGAATAATGGCTGCAAAAAATACTTCAAGTTTAATTCCCATGTGCCACCCATTAAATATATCTGGATGTGACATAAAGTTTGTATTGGACTTTGAAAAAAATAAAGTTGACATTGAAGCTTCAACGAAAATTGTGGGAAAGACAGGAGTGGAGATGGAGGCATTAACGGCAGTTAGTACAGCAGCGCTCACTATATACGATATGTGCAAGGCTGTTGACAGGGGAATGGTAATATCCGATATTATGCTTCTTGAAAAAAGTGGGGGAAAATCAGGTATATTTAAGAGAGAATTTTAA